Below is a genomic region from Vulgatibacter sp..
ATCATCGCGATGGTTGCCGACAAGATCGCCAAGGTACGCTGCAACACCTGCCAGGGGCTGCACGCCTACAAGGCAGGCCCCCCGGGCACCAGGACCGCGTCGTCGCGCGCCCCCGCCGAGGGCCGCACGCGCCCTGCAGCGGCCCGGCCCGCGCGGGAGAAGGTGGAGACGCGTCCCTTCGAGGAGCTCTTCGCCGGCCGCGACACCTCCGACGCGAAGCCCTACTCGCCCCGCGAGCGCTTCGTCGAGGGGGAGATCCTCGCGCATCCCACCTTCGGCCTCGGGCTGGTGAAGAACGCCCGCCAGGACAAGGTGGAGGTGATCTTCAAGCTCGGGGAGAAGACGCTGGTCCATGCCCTCCCCGGCGGGCCGAAGGCGCCGGTGAGCTTCGCCAAGCCGGGCCGCCGCGAGGAGGGTGCCGCCTCCACCAGCGGCTCCGCAGCGGACAAGCCGCCCCCGGGGCAGCCCACCGGCCTCCACGTGGTGCACAACGAGCCGCTCACCGAGATGCCCCAGCGGGACGTCGACGCTGCCGATGCGGACGGCGCCGCCCTCGAAGAGACGGTCCGCGAGTAACCGCCCGCTTCGTGCGCGCACCAGCGGGTCGGTCCGCAGGTGCGCGCGCTGCCGGGTTGAGGCCGTCGCCCGCAGCGGCTCCTGCTCCGGCCGCTGCACCGGCGTGCCGGCGAGCGTCGCCTCGTAGAGCCTGTCGAAGTGCCGGGCCATCGTCTCGATCTCCAGGTTCGCCTCCACGAAGCGCCGCGCCGAGGCGCCGAGCCTCTCCCGCATCGCGCCATCCGCGAGCAGCCGCTCCAGCGCGTCGGCCACCCGCGCCGGCGCCCGGGGCGGAACGAGCAGGCCGAGGTCCCCGTCGGCGATCAGCTCGGGGCTGCCGCCCACCGCGGTGGCGATCACGGGCAGGCGTGCGGCCATCCCCTCGATCACCGAGTTGGAGAGGCCTTCCGCGTAGCTGGACGAGATCAGGATTTCGCTGCGGGCGAGGATCGCCGGGATGTCGGTGCGGTGGCCGACGAGGTGCACGCGCTCCTCCATCCCCAGCTCCCGCGCCCGCGCGGCGATCGGGGCACGGCGCTCGCCCTCCCCCACCAACAGCAGGTGCACGTCGGGGAAGCGATCGCGGATCGCCGCGAGGCCCTCCACCACGTCGTGCTGCCCCTTCACCGGGTGGAGGTTGGCGACGACGGTCACCATCCGGGCGCCGTCGGGAACCGGCAGCGGCGCTGCGAGGGGCTGGCGCTGCCGGCGGTCGAAGCGATCGAGGTCGATGCCGTTGAGCACCACCTCGATCCGATCCGGCGCGATGCCCTCCTCCTCGATCAGCTGCCGCTTGATCGCCAGCGCGTTCACCTGCACCCGGTCGGCGAGCCTGGTCACCCAGCGCAGCGCCTGGCGGCGCCGCGGTCCGTGCCAGTGGGCGAGGTCGAGGCGGCTCACGATCACCTTCGCCCCGGCGAGGCGCGCCGCCGGGACCGCGAGCAGGTTGGTGTAGAAGTCCTGGGCGTGGACGAGCTTCACGCCCTGCAGGCGCATCCACGCGGCGAGTCTGCCCACCGCGGCGAGGGTCGCCGGATGGGCGAACGAGCCCGCCAGCGGGAACTCCTTCGGCTCGAGGCCGAGGCGCTGGAACTCCGAGAGATGCGGCCCGGCCTTCTTGAGCGCCGCCACCAGCGGCTGCCAGCGGCGGAAGTCGGTGCTGCGCACGCGCTCCACGAACTGCCCCTCGGCGCCGCCGATCCCGAGGATGTTGACGAAGTGGAGGATGGGGGTCGTGCCGTTCTTGCGCATCGTGATTCAGGCTCCGTGTCCGTGACGGTTGGCTGCTGCCAGCTGCCGCTCCCGGCGCGCGAGGCGCTCTGCGGCGGTGGCGAGGCCGAGCAGCAGGAAGAGGAAGAAGCTGAGCATGAAGCCCGCGAACATCTGGCAGACCAGGTAGCCGGCCAGTGCGGCGACGATGCCGCGGGCTTCCTCGGGTACCGGTGAGGGCGGTCTCGTCGCCCGCCATGCGCCCCAGGTGCAGGCGGAGAGGAGCACCAGGAAGGCCAGCAGCGCGGGGATGCCGAGCTCCGCCGCCACCTCGAGGATGAGGTTGTGGGCGACGTAGGCGTGGGCCCCTGCCTCGCCCGGCGCGTAGGTCGCCCATGCGGCGAGGAAGGCCGAGGCGCCGACGCCGGTGAGCGGCCTGCGCTCGAGGATGTTGGCGGCGGTCTGCCAGGCGTAGATGCGGCCCATCGCCGAGGCGTCCTCGGTGTAGCTGGCGATCGTCTCGGTGCGGTTCCAGAAGCGCTCGGGCGCGAGGAAGAGGAGCGAGACCACCACGCCTGCCACCACCGCGAGGGAGCGGATCCGCCGGTTTCCGCCGGCGCCGGTGAGCAGGTAGACGAGGAGCCCCACGCCGAGGCCGAGCGCCGCGCCGCGGCTGTAGGTCACCACCACGCCCCAGATCTGCAGGCCCACCGCCGCCAGCGCGAGGAAGCGCAGCACCGGGTTCTGCAGCCGCGCCCGCATCGCGAGGAGGATCATCGACGAGGCCACCAGCGCCATCGAGAGGCGGTTGGGATCGAGGAAGGTCCCGGTCCAGCGGGCGCGATAGCCTTCGAGGAGGTTGGTGCCGGTGAGGTAGTTGGAGACCGCGTAGTACGCTGGCACGCAGCCGGCGATGGCCACGGCCCAGGCCACCTTGCGCAGCCGCTCCGGCTTGTCGAGGAGGCTCGCCGCAGCGACGTAGACGAGGCCCATCTTCAGGGCCTCGTTGCCGGCCCACCGGCTGATCGCGGGATCGAGGCTCCAGAGCTGCGAGGCGACGGCGGCGGCGAGGAAGCCGACGAGGCCGAAGACGCGCAGGCCGCCTGCCGTCGGCGCAGCGCCGCCGAGGACCCAGCGGGCCACGAGCCCGGCGCTCATCATCGCCGCGGTGAGCACACCCACCCGCAGCGGCTCGAGCACCGGGAAGATGTACTGCGGCAGCGCGTAGATCGTCACCGCGAAGAGGGCGACTCCGAAGACGCCCACCCGGGCCGCCAGCGAGACGGAGTTCCCGCGGAACGGTGCTGGCGTCCCCCGGGGAAGCGCGTCGGCGTTGTGCATCGAGTCCTCCAGGAAGCTTGCGTGGGGCGGATCGAAGTGGGCCTCGAGGGGTGCGGTGCCCCCTTGGCCTACATCGCCCCACGGCGACAGAGACGATGTGCATCGCCGTGCCGCGGTCGCAGTTGCGCCGCGGTCGCGAGGCCGCGGCTTCTCATCCGGGAGCAGCCGATGCGCGAGGCGTGCCGAAGCACAGGAGGCCCGCCGAGCGCCCTCGCCTACATGTAGGCCTCCTCTCGGGTGGGGAGCGCGACGGCCCTGCAGGGAAAGGTTTTTCCCGCTTTTTCCTCGCGTTTTCTCTGCTTGCGCCTACGCCGGCGGTGGAGGTGGGCACGTGTCGGAGGCCGGTGGCGGCGCTCGCACGCCGACCGGTTCGGGGGGAAGAGCCTCACGGATGTTCGGGTTGCATGCGGCGCAACGACGAACGAGCCCACCGCGCGGTGCCGCCCTCCGGGAGAGCCTGCGCATCGAGGAGACTCCCGCTTGAACCAGCTCGCTTCCGCCGTCACCGCAGCCCTCGTCCTCGCAGCAGCAGGCAACGCAGCAGCAGAGGCCACCGCCACCCACACGCTGATCAAGCTGCAGCCCCGCGACGCGGCGCCCACCGGCAAGGTGGCGCGCATCGCCGCCGCCGCCAACGAGATCGAAGCCTTCCAGGCGGTGGTGGCCGGTGGCGAGGCGGGCCTCACCGGCGTCTCCGCCGCCATGTCGGACCTGGTGGGACCTGCCACCATCCCCGCGGCGGAGGTGATGCTCTACCGCGCGGCCTACATCGACGCGCGCAACCTCTCCGACGCCAATGCCCGCGCCGGCCTCACCCCCGACGCCCTCGTGCCCGACGTCGACCGCTACTACGGCGAGAAGCGCAACGCCTTTCCCTTCGACGTGCCCGCGGGCGAGAACCGTTCGGTCTGGGTCGACGTGCACGTGCCGCAGGGCACGCCCGCCGGCACCTACCAGGGCACGCTGCGGATCACCGCTTCCGGCGGCTTCACCCAGGACGTCGCCGTCGAGCTCGAGGTCTTTCCCTTCGAGCTCCCCTCGACCCCGCGCTACCGCAGCTCCTACGGCCTCTCCTGGAACGCCACCAGCCAGGCCCACCACGGCGACGTCTGGGCCAACGGCGACGACGCCAGATACGACGAGCTGCGCGTGCTCTACGGCATCGCCGGCCTCGACAACCGGATGAGCTTCTCCGGGGTGGTCGGCGCCACCGTCCCCGGCACCGGCGGCAACCTCGACTTCTCCCGCTACGATCGCGTCTACGGCCCGCTCCTCGACGGCACGGCGAAGACGCGGCTGCCCGGGGCGAAGCTCACCGCCATCGAGGTCTGGCAGAAGGATCCGCAGGCCGCCGACTACGCAGCGTGGGCGGCGCACTTCAAGGAGAAGGGCTGGTTCGACGCGCTCTTCGACTATACCTGCGACGAGCCGCCGCTGACCTGCGAGTGGAGCGACATCAAGCCCCGGCAGGACCGGGTGCACGGCGGTGATCCGCAGATGAAGTCGCTGGTCACCACCACCGTCGGCCACCTCCGGGAGCACGGCCTCTACGAGTCGACCGACATCATCGTGCCGGTGGTCAACTTCGTCGAAGGCAAGGACGGCGCGTACGCCGGCGATCAGTCGGCGCAGTACCGCCAGGCCGCTGCAGACGGCAAGACCGTGTGGATCTACTCCTCCTGCATGAGCCACGGCTGCGGCGGCACGGTGGGCGGCGAGTACGAGGATCCCGCGCTCAAGGGCTGGCCCTCGATGGCGATCGATCACACGGCGCTGCAGAACCGTGCGCTCCCCTGGGTCGCGTACAAATACGGCTTCACCGGTGAGCTCTACTGGGACTCGGCCTACGCCTTCGTGACCAAGAGCGATCCCTGGGTCGACCAGTGGGACTTCAGCGGCAACGGCGACGGCACCCTGCTCTACCCCGGTACCCCCGCGAAGATCGGCGGCACCACCCACATCCCGGTGGAGTCGATCCGCATGAAGCAGGTCCGTGACGGCATCGAGGATTACGAGTACCTCGCCGAGCTGGCGAAGTACGACGCAGCAGCGGCGGACCGCTTCGCCTCCGAGCTCTTCCCCCACGCGTGGAGCGCCGGTGACATCACGCCGGATCAGCTGCTCGCCACCCGCCGGGCCATCGCCGCCGAGATCGCCCGGCACGTGGCGCCCGCCGGGACGCCCTCCACGCCGACCCGCCCGAGGGACGGCGGCGGGAGCTCCATCGCCGTGCCCGGCACCTCCAGCGGTGGCGAAGGGATCAGCGGCGGGGTGGGCGGCGCGAAGGCCGGCGGCTGCTCCAGCAGCGCTGCAGGCCCCGGGGCGCTCTCGGCGGTGGTCGTGGCGCTCGGCGCCGTGATCCGCCGCAGGCGCCGCGCCTGATCCAGCGCTGAAGACCGAAGGCGCCGCCTCCCTCCTTGCAGGGAAGCGGCGCCTTCGCGTTCCTACTCGAGGTCGGTTATCGCCACCACGCGCCGCTCACCCTCGATCCCCGCAGCCTTCAGCCCCGACTCGATCGCCTTGCGGTCGCCGACGAGCACCAGGCCCCAGGGCTGCGCGAAGAACCATGCACGGGCAGCGGCATTCGCCGCGGCGGCGGTGACCGCGGCGAGCTTCGCCCGGTAGGTCGAGACCCAATCGGCAGGGAGCCCGTAGAGGAGCAGCTCCCCCAGGGCCGCGGCGATCTGATCGTTGGTCTCGAGGCGCAAGGGGTAGAGGCCGGCGAGGTAGCTGCGGCTGCGCTCCACCTCGACGTCCGCGAGCCCCTCGGTGCGGGCCTTCTCGGCCTGGGCGAGCAGCACCTGGAGCAGCTCGCCCACACTCTCGTTCTTGGTGAACGACTTGAAGACGAAGAAGCCCGCGCCCCGCAGCTGGAGGAAGCGGGTGCCGACGCTGTAGGAGAGGCCGCGGTTCACGCGGATCTCGTCGACGAGCCGCGAGGTGAAGCCGCCGCCGAAGGCGCCATTGGCGACGGTCGCCGGGAAGTAGACCGGATCGTTCTTGCCGGTGAAGGCCGGCGCGACGAAGCGGACCTGCACCTGCGTGGCCTGCTCCTTGTGCACCACGAGGATGCGGTTGCGCTGCAGCGCAGCGGCGGCGGGCGCCGTGATCTCGGCGGGCGCCTTCGTGGTCCAGGCGCCGAAATGCTTCTTCGCCAGCCTGCGGACCTCCTGGGGATCGACGTCGCCGACGACGATGAGCGTGGCGCGTTCGGGCGCGTACCAGGTGCGGTGGAAGCGCTGCAGGTCGGCCCGCCTCAGCGAGCCCACTGCCTTGCTCGTGCCGGCGGTGGGCAGCGCGTAGGGATGCCCGGCGGGCAGCACCGTGCGGAGCATCGCACGGTCGGCGACGACCGAGGGCTCGTCGAGCTCCTGCGCCAGCTCGGCGAGGACGCGGCGCTGGTGGGTGTCGAACTCCTTCTTCGGGAAGGTCGGGTGCAGCGCCACGTCCGCCACCAGCTCCAGCGCCAGCGCGAGGTTCTCGCTGGTGACGCCGGCGGTGATCGCGGTGGCGTCGGGGCCTGCAGCAGCCTCGAGGTGCCCGCCGACGTATTCGATCGTCTCGTGGATCTCGTCGGCGCTGCGGATTTCGGTGCCGCGGCGGAGGAGCGCGGCGGTCATCGAGGCGAGGCCCGCCTGGCCTTGCGGATCGTGGGCGCCGCCCACCTCGACGAGGAGCTCGACGCTGGCGAGCGGCAGCTGGTGCCGCGGGGCCACGATCAGGCGCAGGCCATTGGGGAGGCGGAATTCCTCGTAGGGCGGGAGATGGACCGCAGCGGGTGCAGGGGCTGCGGAGGCCTTGGAAGAGAAGGAACGCATGTCGTTGGCCACCTGGTGTCCTGATCAGCGGGTACGGCGCTTCGCGGTCGCGGCGCGGGTGGTCGTCTTCGTGGCGACGCGTTTCTTCGCGGGCGCCTTCGTGGCCCTGGCGGAGACCGCCTTCACCTTCGCCTTCACCTTCGCCCGCATCGTCGCCGCGGGCTTCGCCTTCGGCTTGGCCTTGGCCTTGGCCTTGGCCTTGGCCTTGGCCTTGGCCTTGGCCTTGGCCGCCTTCGGCCTGCGCTTCGGGGCGGGGGCCTCTTCCTCGGTGGCGGTGGGCACCAGCGTGACCACCGAGCGGTTCTTCGGATCGAAGGTCGCCGCCGCCACCCGCTTCACGTCGGCGTGGGTGATCGCCCCGTAGCGATCCAGCGTGCGCAGGCTCTCGCGCCAATCGCCGAGCAGCGTCTCGTAGTTGCCGAT
It encodes:
- a CDS encoding O-antigen ligase family protein — translated: MHNADALPRGTPAPFRGNSVSLAARVGVFGVALFAVTIYALPQYIFPVLEPLRVGVLTAAMMSAGLVARWVLGGAAPTAGGLRVFGLVGFLAAAVASQLWSLDPAISRWAGNEALKMGLVYVAAASLLDKPERLRKVAWAVAIAGCVPAYYAVSNYLTGTNLLEGYRARWTGTFLDPNRLSMALVASSMILLAMRARLQNPVLRFLALAAVGLQIWGVVVTYSRGAALGLGVGLLVYLLTGAGGNRRIRSLAVVAGVVVSLLFLAPERFWNRTETIASYTEDASAMGRIYAWQTAANILERRPLTGVGASAFLAAWATYAPGEAGAHAYVAHNLILEVAAELGIPALLAFLVLLSACTWGAWRATRPPSPVPEEARGIVAALAGYLVCQMFAGFMLSFFLFLLLGLATAAERLARRERQLAAANRHGHGA
- a CDS encoding glycoside hydrolase domain-containing protein translates to MNQLASAVTAALVLAAAGNAAAEATATHTLIKLQPRDAAPTGKVARIAAAANEIEAFQAVVAGGEAGLTGVSAAMSDLVGPATIPAAEVMLYRAAYIDARNLSDANARAGLTPDALVPDVDRYYGEKRNAFPFDVPAGENRSVWVDVHVPQGTPAGTYQGTLRITASGGFTQDVAVELEVFPFELPSTPRYRSSYGLSWNATSQAHHGDVWANGDDARYDELRVLYGIAGLDNRMSFSGVVGATVPGTGGNLDFSRYDRVYGPLLDGTAKTRLPGAKLTAIEVWQKDPQAADYAAWAAHFKEKGWFDALFDYTCDEPPLTCEWSDIKPRQDRVHGGDPQMKSLVTTTVGHLREHGLYESTDIIVPVVNFVEGKDGAYAGDQSAQYRQAAADGKTVWIYSSCMSHGCGGTVGGEYEDPALKGWPSMAIDHTALQNRALPWVAYKYGFTGELYWDSAYAFVTKSDPWVDQWDFSGNGDGTLLYPGTPAKIGGTTHIPVESIRMKQVRDGIEDYEYLAELAKYDAAAADRFASELFPHAWSAGDITPDQLLATRRAIAAEIARHVAPAGTPSTPTRPRDGGGSSIAVPGTSSGGEGISGGVGGAKAGGCSSSAAGPGALSAVVVALGAVIRRRRRA
- a CDS encoding M16 family metallopeptidase produces the protein MRSFSSKASAAPAPAAVHLPPYEEFRLPNGLRLIVAPRHQLPLASVELLVEVGGAHDPQGQAGLASMTAALLRRGTEIRSADEIHETIEYVGGHLEAAAGPDATAITAGVTSENLALALELVADVALHPTFPKKEFDTHQRRVLAELAQELDEPSVVADRAMLRTVLPAGHPYALPTAGTSKAVGSLRRADLQRFHRTWYAPERATLIVVGDVDPQEVRRLAKKHFGAWTTKAPAEITAPAAAALQRNRILVVHKEQATQVQVRFVAPAFTGKNDPVYFPATVANGAFGGGFTSRLVDEIRVNRGLSYSVGTRFLQLRGAGFFVFKSFTKNESVGELLQVLLAQAEKARTEGLADVEVERSRSYLAGLYPLRLETNDQIAAALGELLLYGLPADWVSTYRAKLAAVTAAAANAAARAWFFAQPWGLVLVGDRKAIESGLKAAGIEGERRVVAITDLE